The following coding sequences lie in one Drosophila bipectinata strain 14024-0381.07 chromosome XR, DbipHiC1v2, whole genome shotgun sequence genomic window:
- the Ulp1 gene encoding uncharacterized protein Ulp1 isoform X3 encodes MISYSRLTISLFGIAEYFATYEYSTRMSLTHHNGLHWQLDLNGATSGSGHVPPPSPPVADPSTSQPIEQHEAAGDKSQTEPGNKTKNQLIFLGLERKTINVDQILSKIKFEPSENPKVSPPQLEKLVECVKQTLKFIRDITERLVAVPISKNAISLHKVSLLLREKLIDVWRYLVQCHTETRSNPPLRTLIIEVFLGLQAAFELTHLGATCAGNNLNNDPMGLDLLTRFRQILTGWHKPKEALPGTSPEEAGGGTGGDLPAREDPPQDLLGNSARKRRYQDNDPRLIKYRKVDNSFPRFVANEAAEDYPPARLMSEREREPMMAQRNNTKRMSIFDSPKMVQYRVRFGGNSPLDFSDEDDDELQQIPRFANNSGGTNNTVAALTASSSSSRPLQAASSLNHGSGSLRTSMLYSDAVRLGQNGFNDSRINGHGEDSVIAQEEQRSEREQYLSLIRNLCYDKSTVRPATPAKTTGISWSSILGNNNKQQERLPLASERQQQPPENCAYTNYAKLLAQADEAKPAPAPIQPYNSVNSATSHASTISHSDASTSSDAQSVVITGIDDSSEDISDQGEPNTSATAKTSGGLNTSLNNSLVARFAKSLFFQDDYTEQYREKALRQRKEMELKREQAIEEYEKLRQERCAYEVGLRETMLNYRLPHKPIFVIGSIERKPEPKESTRQPLTDELLRRFTDLMQGAAQQVLISKFNMNIHRSDIRTLLGGKWLNDEVINFYMNMITDRSERRAGQLPSVYAMNTFFVPRLLQNGHDGVKRWTRKVDLFSKDIIPVPVHCNGVHWCMAIIHMRDRTIRYYDSMGKPNQPVLDALEAYLRSESLDKRKKPFDTSCFRIESMPDVPQQTNGSDCGVFSCTFAEYITRDRPFNFSQEDMDYFRKKMVLEICGGELWL; translated from the exons ATGATATCGTACTCGCGGCTTACAATATCGCTCTTTGGCATTGCAGAGTATTTCGCGACATACGAATATTCAACACGCATGTCGCTAACTCATCACAATGGGTTACACTGGCAATTAGACCTCAATGGCGCCACCAGTGGATCGGGTCATGTACCGCCACCTTCTCCTCCTGTAGCCGATCCGTCGACATCCCAG CCAATAGAACAGCACGAGGCTGCTGGAGACAAATCGCAAACCGAACCGggaaacaaaactaaaaatcaattGATATTCCTGGGCCTTGAGCGCAAAACCATTAATGTCGATCAAATACTGTCGAAGATAAAGTTCGAACCGAgtgaaaatccaaaagtcaGTCCTCCGCAGCTGGAGAAACTGGTAGAGTGTGTTAAGCAGACTCTTAAGTTTATTCGGGATATCACGGAGCGATTGGTGGCCGTACCAATTAGTAAAAACGCCATATCCCTGCACAAAGTATCTCTCCTTTTGCGCGAGAAATTGATCGATGTTTGGCGCTATCTGGTGCAGTGCCACACGGAAACCCGCAGTAACCCGCCGCTCCGGACCCTGATCATTGAAGTGTTTCTGGGCTTGCAGGCCGCATTCGAGCTGACCCATCTCGGCGCAACTTGCGCAGGGAATAATTTGAACAACGATCCAATGGGATTGGATTTATTAACCCGATTTCGTCAAATCTTAACCGGCTGGCACAAGCCGAAGGAGGCATTGCCTGGCACCAGTCCGGAAGAAGCGGGCGGTGGAACAGGCGGTGACTTGCCGGCCAGAGAGGATCCACCACAGGACTTACTTGGTAACTCTGCACGGAAGAGAag GTACCAGGATAACGATCCTCGACTAATCAAGTACCGTAAGGTGGATAATTCGTTTCCGCGTTTCGTTGCTAATGAAGCTGCGGAGGACTATCCACCAGCCAGGTTAATGTCAGAGCGCGAACGAGAGCCGATGATGGCTCAGCGAAACAATACCAAGCGGATGTCGATCTTTGATTCGCCGAAGATGGTACAGTATCGCGTACGTTTTGGGGGTAACAGTCCCCTCGATTTTTCCGATGAAGATGACGATGAACTGCAACAAATCCCGCGCTTCGCCAACAATAGCGGCGGCACCAATAACACAGTCGCAGCCCTGACGGCTTCTAGTTCCTCTTCGCGTCCGCTACAAGCGGCCTCATCACTGAATCACGGCTCGGGATCACTCCGCACCTCAATGCTCTACTCTGACGCCGTGCGTCTGGGTCAGAATGGCTTCAACGATTCGCGCATCAATGGCCATGGCGAGGATTCGGTTATTGCTCAAGAGGAGCAGCGCTCGGAGCGCGAACAATACCTTAGCCTGATCCGTAATCTTTGCTACGACAAGTCCACCGTTCGTCCAGCCACACCGGCGAAAACCACCGGCATCTCATGGAGCTCTATTCtgggcaacaacaacaagcagcagGAGCGCTTACCCCTGGCCTCAGAGCGCCAACAGCAACCGCCCGAGAATTGCGCCTACACCAACTATGCCAAGCTCCTGGCCCAAGCCGATGAGGCAAAGCCGGCTCCGGCTCCTATCCAGCCCTACAACAGCGTCAATAGCGCCACCAGCCATGCCTCGACCATTTCCCATAGCGACGCCTCCACCAGCTCGGATGCTCAGTCCGTCGTCATCACCGGAATCGATGACAGTAGCGAAGATATTAGCGATCAGGGGGAGCCGAACACCAGTGCGACTGCCAAGACATCTGGCGGATTGAACACCTCGCTCAATAACTCGCTGGTGGCTCGTTTCGCGAAGTCGCTCTTCTTTCAAGACGACTATACCGAACAGTACCGCGAGAAGGCGCTGCGCCAGCGCAAGGAGATGGAACTCAAGCGTGAACAGGCTATCGAAGA ATACGAGAAGTTGCGACAAGAGCGCTGCGCCTACGAGGTAGGATTGCGCGAGACTATGTTAAACTATAGGCTGCCTCACAAGCCCATATTTGTCATTGGATCTATAGAAAGAAAACCGGAACCTAAGGAATCGACCCGGCAGCCTCTCACCGATGAGCTGCTGCGTCGGTTCACCGACCTGATGCAGGGGGCGGCACAGCAG GTTCTGATATCGAAATTCAACATGAACATCCACCGCAGCGATATCCGCACCCTGCTCGGAGGCAAGTGGTTGAACGACGAGGTGATTAACTTCTACATGAACATGATAACCGATCGATCCGAGCGCCGGGCTGGCCAATTGCCCAGCGTTTATGCCATGAACACGTTCTTCGTGCCACGCCTGCTCCAGAACGGACATGACGGCGTCAAGCGCTGGACTCGCAAAGTCGATCTGTTCTCCAAGGACATAATACCGGTGCCGGTGCACTGCAACGGTGTCCACTGGTGCATGGCGATTATACATATGCGCGATCGCACCATTCGCTACTACGACTCGATGGGCAAGCCCAACCAGCCGGTGCTGGACGCATTGGAGGCGTATCTGCGGTCCGAGTCGCTGGACAAGCGCAAGAAGCCATTCGACACCAGTTGCTTCCGTATCGAGAGCATGCCCGATGTCCCCCAGCAGACCAACGGCAGCGATTGCGGCGTCTTCAGCTGCACGTTCGCCGAGTATATAACGCGCGATCGCCCCTTCAATTTTAGCCAAGAAGACATGGATTATTTCCGCAAGAAAATGGTCCTGGAGATCTGCGGCGGCGAACTGTGGTTGTAA
- the Ulp1 gene encoding uncharacterized protein Ulp1 isoform X1 gives MISYSRLTISLFGIAEYFATYEYSTRMSLTHHNGLHWQLDLNGATSGSGHVPPPSPPVADPSTSQVSVQHPAVSVSTKEEEHESVQDQTGSVQSSENNFQPIEQHEAAGDKSQTEPGNKTKNQLIFLGLERKTINVDQILSKIKFEPSENPKVSPPQLEKLVECVKQTLKFIRDITERLVAVPISKNAISLHKVSLLLREKLIDVWRYLVQCHTETRSNPPLRTLIIEVFLGLQAAFELTHLGATCAGNNLNNDPMGLDLLTRFRQILTGWHKPKEALPGTSPEEAGGGTGGDLPAREDPPQDLLGNSARKRRYQDNDPRLIKYRKVDNSFPRFVANEAAEDYPPARLMSEREREPMMAQRNNTKRMSIFDSPKMVQYRVRFGGNSPLDFSDEDDDELQQIPRFANNSGGTNNTVAALTASSSSSRPLQAASSLNHGSGSLRTSMLYSDAVRLGQNGFNDSRINGHGEDSVIAQEEQRSEREQYLSLIRNLCYDKSTVRPATPAKTTGISWSSILGNNNKQQERLPLASERQQQPPENCAYTNYAKLLAQADEAKPAPAPIQPYNSVNSATSHASTISHSDASTSSDAQSVVITGIDDSSEDISDQGEPNTSATAKTSGGLNTSLNNSLVARFAKSLFFQDDYTEQYREKALRQRKEMELKREQAIEEYEKLRQERCAYEVGLRETMLNYRLPHKPIFVIGSIERKPEPKESTRQPLTDELLRRFTDLMQGAAQQVLISKFNMNIHRSDIRTLLGGKWLNDEVINFYMNMITDRSERRAGQLPSVYAMNTFFVPRLLQNGHDGVKRWTRKVDLFSKDIIPVPVHCNGVHWCMAIIHMRDRTIRYYDSMGKPNQPVLDALEAYLRSESLDKRKKPFDTSCFRIESMPDVPQQTNGSDCGVFSCTFAEYITRDRPFNFSQEDMDYFRKKMVLEICGGELWL, from the exons ATGATATCGTACTCGCGGCTTACAATATCGCTCTTTGGCATTGCAGAGTATTTCGCGACATACGAATATTCAACACGCATGTCGCTAACTCATCACAATGGGTTACACTGGCAATTAGACCTCAATGGCGCCACCAGTGGATCGGGTCATGTACCGCCACCTTCTCCTCCTGTAGCCGATCCGTCGACATCCCAGGTGAGTGTTCAACATCCGGCAGTGTCCGTGTCCACAAAGGAGGAAGAGCATGAGTCTGTGCAGGATCAAACAGGATCAGTACAATCCAGCGAAAACAATTTTCAGCCAATAGAACAGCACGAGGCTGCTGGAGACAAATCGCAAACCGAACCGggaaacaaaactaaaaatcaattGATATTCCTGGGCCTTGAGCGCAAAACCATTAATGTCGATCAAATACTGTCGAAGATAAAGTTCGAACCGAgtgaaaatccaaaagtcaGTCCTCCGCAGCTGGAGAAACTGGTAGAGTGTGTTAAGCAGACTCTTAAGTTTATTCGGGATATCACGGAGCGATTGGTGGCCGTACCAATTAGTAAAAACGCCATATCCCTGCACAAAGTATCTCTCCTTTTGCGCGAGAAATTGATCGATGTTTGGCGCTATCTGGTGCAGTGCCACACGGAAACCCGCAGTAACCCGCCGCTCCGGACCCTGATCATTGAAGTGTTTCTGGGCTTGCAGGCCGCATTCGAGCTGACCCATCTCGGCGCAACTTGCGCAGGGAATAATTTGAACAACGATCCAATGGGATTGGATTTATTAACCCGATTTCGTCAAATCTTAACCGGCTGGCACAAGCCGAAGGAGGCATTGCCTGGCACCAGTCCGGAAGAAGCGGGCGGTGGAACAGGCGGTGACTTGCCGGCCAGAGAGGATCCACCACAGGACTTACTTGGTAACTCTGCACGGAAGAGAag GTACCAGGATAACGATCCTCGACTAATCAAGTACCGTAAGGTGGATAATTCGTTTCCGCGTTTCGTTGCTAATGAAGCTGCGGAGGACTATCCACCAGCCAGGTTAATGTCAGAGCGCGAACGAGAGCCGATGATGGCTCAGCGAAACAATACCAAGCGGATGTCGATCTTTGATTCGCCGAAGATGGTACAGTATCGCGTACGTTTTGGGGGTAACAGTCCCCTCGATTTTTCCGATGAAGATGACGATGAACTGCAACAAATCCCGCGCTTCGCCAACAATAGCGGCGGCACCAATAACACAGTCGCAGCCCTGACGGCTTCTAGTTCCTCTTCGCGTCCGCTACAAGCGGCCTCATCACTGAATCACGGCTCGGGATCACTCCGCACCTCAATGCTCTACTCTGACGCCGTGCGTCTGGGTCAGAATGGCTTCAACGATTCGCGCATCAATGGCCATGGCGAGGATTCGGTTATTGCTCAAGAGGAGCAGCGCTCGGAGCGCGAACAATACCTTAGCCTGATCCGTAATCTTTGCTACGACAAGTCCACCGTTCGTCCAGCCACACCGGCGAAAACCACCGGCATCTCATGGAGCTCTATTCtgggcaacaacaacaagcagcagGAGCGCTTACCCCTGGCCTCAGAGCGCCAACAGCAACCGCCCGAGAATTGCGCCTACACCAACTATGCCAAGCTCCTGGCCCAAGCCGATGAGGCAAAGCCGGCTCCGGCTCCTATCCAGCCCTACAACAGCGTCAATAGCGCCACCAGCCATGCCTCGACCATTTCCCATAGCGACGCCTCCACCAGCTCGGATGCTCAGTCCGTCGTCATCACCGGAATCGATGACAGTAGCGAAGATATTAGCGATCAGGGGGAGCCGAACACCAGTGCGACTGCCAAGACATCTGGCGGATTGAACACCTCGCTCAATAACTCGCTGGTGGCTCGTTTCGCGAAGTCGCTCTTCTTTCAAGACGACTATACCGAACAGTACCGCGAGAAGGCGCTGCGCCAGCGCAAGGAGATGGAACTCAAGCGTGAACAGGCTATCGAAGA ATACGAGAAGTTGCGACAAGAGCGCTGCGCCTACGAGGTAGGATTGCGCGAGACTATGTTAAACTATAGGCTGCCTCACAAGCCCATATTTGTCATTGGATCTATAGAAAGAAAACCGGAACCTAAGGAATCGACCCGGCAGCCTCTCACCGATGAGCTGCTGCGTCGGTTCACCGACCTGATGCAGGGGGCGGCACAGCAG GTTCTGATATCGAAATTCAACATGAACATCCACCGCAGCGATATCCGCACCCTGCTCGGAGGCAAGTGGTTGAACGACGAGGTGATTAACTTCTACATGAACATGATAACCGATCGATCCGAGCGCCGGGCTGGCCAATTGCCCAGCGTTTATGCCATGAACACGTTCTTCGTGCCACGCCTGCTCCAGAACGGACATGACGGCGTCAAGCGCTGGACTCGCAAAGTCGATCTGTTCTCCAAGGACATAATACCGGTGCCGGTGCACTGCAACGGTGTCCACTGGTGCATGGCGATTATACATATGCGCGATCGCACCATTCGCTACTACGACTCGATGGGCAAGCCCAACCAGCCGGTGCTGGACGCATTGGAGGCGTATCTGCGGTCCGAGTCGCTGGACAAGCGCAAGAAGCCATTCGACACCAGTTGCTTCCGTATCGAGAGCATGCCCGATGTCCCCCAGCAGACCAACGGCAGCGATTGCGGCGTCTTCAGCTGCACGTTCGCCGAGTATATAACGCGCGATCGCCCCTTCAATTTTAGCCAAGAAGACATGGATTATTTCCGCAAGAAAATGGTCCTGGAGATCTGCGGCGGCGAACTGTGGTTGTAA
- the Ulp1 gene encoding uncharacterized protein Ulp1 isoform X2, protein MSLTHHNGLHWQLDLNGATSGSGHVPPPSPPVADPSTSQVSVQHPAVSVSTKEEEHESVQDQTGSVQSSENNFQPIEQHEAAGDKSQTEPGNKTKNQLIFLGLERKTINVDQILSKIKFEPSENPKVSPPQLEKLVECVKQTLKFIRDITERLVAVPISKNAISLHKVSLLLREKLIDVWRYLVQCHTETRSNPPLRTLIIEVFLGLQAAFELTHLGATCAGNNLNNDPMGLDLLTRFRQILTGWHKPKEALPGTSPEEAGGGTGGDLPAREDPPQDLLGNSARKRRYQDNDPRLIKYRKVDNSFPRFVANEAAEDYPPARLMSEREREPMMAQRNNTKRMSIFDSPKMVQYRVRFGGNSPLDFSDEDDDELQQIPRFANNSGGTNNTVAALTASSSSSRPLQAASSLNHGSGSLRTSMLYSDAVRLGQNGFNDSRINGHGEDSVIAQEEQRSEREQYLSLIRNLCYDKSTVRPATPAKTTGISWSSILGNNNKQQERLPLASERQQQPPENCAYTNYAKLLAQADEAKPAPAPIQPYNSVNSATSHASTISHSDASTSSDAQSVVITGIDDSSEDISDQGEPNTSATAKTSGGLNTSLNNSLVARFAKSLFFQDDYTEQYREKALRQRKEMELKREQAIEEYEKLRQERCAYEVGLRETMLNYRLPHKPIFVIGSIERKPEPKESTRQPLTDELLRRFTDLMQGAAQQVLISKFNMNIHRSDIRTLLGGKWLNDEVINFYMNMITDRSERRAGQLPSVYAMNTFFVPRLLQNGHDGVKRWTRKVDLFSKDIIPVPVHCNGVHWCMAIIHMRDRTIRYYDSMGKPNQPVLDALEAYLRSESLDKRKKPFDTSCFRIESMPDVPQQTNGSDCGVFSCTFAEYITRDRPFNFSQEDMDYFRKKMVLEICGGELWL, encoded by the exons ATGTCGCTAACTCATCACAATGGGTTACACTGGCAATTAGACCTCAATGGCGCCACCAGTGGATCGGGTCATGTACCGCCACCTTCTCCTCCTGTAGCCGATCCGTCGACATCCCAGGTGAGTGTTCAACATCCGGCAGTGTCCGTGTCCACAAAGGAGGAAGAGCATGAGTCTGTGCAGGATCAAACAGGATCAGTACAATCCAGCGAAAACAATTTTCAGCCAATAGAACAGCACGAGGCTGCTGGAGACAAATCGCAAACCGAACCGggaaacaaaactaaaaatcaattGATATTCCTGGGCCTTGAGCGCAAAACCATTAATGTCGATCAAATACTGTCGAAGATAAAGTTCGAACCGAgtgaaaatccaaaagtcaGTCCTCCGCAGCTGGAGAAACTGGTAGAGTGTGTTAAGCAGACTCTTAAGTTTATTCGGGATATCACGGAGCGATTGGTGGCCGTACCAATTAGTAAAAACGCCATATCCCTGCACAAAGTATCTCTCCTTTTGCGCGAGAAATTGATCGATGTTTGGCGCTATCTGGTGCAGTGCCACACGGAAACCCGCAGTAACCCGCCGCTCCGGACCCTGATCATTGAAGTGTTTCTGGGCTTGCAGGCCGCATTCGAGCTGACCCATCTCGGCGCAACTTGCGCAGGGAATAATTTGAACAACGATCCAATGGGATTGGATTTATTAACCCGATTTCGTCAAATCTTAACCGGCTGGCACAAGCCGAAGGAGGCATTGCCTGGCACCAGTCCGGAAGAAGCGGGCGGTGGAACAGGCGGTGACTTGCCGGCCAGAGAGGATCCACCACAGGACTTACTTGGTAACTCTGCACGGAAGAGAag GTACCAGGATAACGATCCTCGACTAATCAAGTACCGTAAGGTGGATAATTCGTTTCCGCGTTTCGTTGCTAATGAAGCTGCGGAGGACTATCCACCAGCCAGGTTAATGTCAGAGCGCGAACGAGAGCCGATGATGGCTCAGCGAAACAATACCAAGCGGATGTCGATCTTTGATTCGCCGAAGATGGTACAGTATCGCGTACGTTTTGGGGGTAACAGTCCCCTCGATTTTTCCGATGAAGATGACGATGAACTGCAACAAATCCCGCGCTTCGCCAACAATAGCGGCGGCACCAATAACACAGTCGCAGCCCTGACGGCTTCTAGTTCCTCTTCGCGTCCGCTACAAGCGGCCTCATCACTGAATCACGGCTCGGGATCACTCCGCACCTCAATGCTCTACTCTGACGCCGTGCGTCTGGGTCAGAATGGCTTCAACGATTCGCGCATCAATGGCCATGGCGAGGATTCGGTTATTGCTCAAGAGGAGCAGCGCTCGGAGCGCGAACAATACCTTAGCCTGATCCGTAATCTTTGCTACGACAAGTCCACCGTTCGTCCAGCCACACCGGCGAAAACCACCGGCATCTCATGGAGCTCTATTCtgggcaacaacaacaagcagcagGAGCGCTTACCCCTGGCCTCAGAGCGCCAACAGCAACCGCCCGAGAATTGCGCCTACACCAACTATGCCAAGCTCCTGGCCCAAGCCGATGAGGCAAAGCCGGCTCCGGCTCCTATCCAGCCCTACAACAGCGTCAATAGCGCCACCAGCCATGCCTCGACCATTTCCCATAGCGACGCCTCCACCAGCTCGGATGCTCAGTCCGTCGTCATCACCGGAATCGATGACAGTAGCGAAGATATTAGCGATCAGGGGGAGCCGAACACCAGTGCGACTGCCAAGACATCTGGCGGATTGAACACCTCGCTCAATAACTCGCTGGTGGCTCGTTTCGCGAAGTCGCTCTTCTTTCAAGACGACTATACCGAACAGTACCGCGAGAAGGCGCTGCGCCAGCGCAAGGAGATGGAACTCAAGCGTGAACAGGCTATCGAAGA ATACGAGAAGTTGCGACAAGAGCGCTGCGCCTACGAGGTAGGATTGCGCGAGACTATGTTAAACTATAGGCTGCCTCACAAGCCCATATTTGTCATTGGATCTATAGAAAGAAAACCGGAACCTAAGGAATCGACCCGGCAGCCTCTCACCGATGAGCTGCTGCGTCGGTTCACCGACCTGATGCAGGGGGCGGCACAGCAG GTTCTGATATCGAAATTCAACATGAACATCCACCGCAGCGATATCCGCACCCTGCTCGGAGGCAAGTGGTTGAACGACGAGGTGATTAACTTCTACATGAACATGATAACCGATCGATCCGAGCGCCGGGCTGGCCAATTGCCCAGCGTTTATGCCATGAACACGTTCTTCGTGCCACGCCTGCTCCAGAACGGACATGACGGCGTCAAGCGCTGGACTCGCAAAGTCGATCTGTTCTCCAAGGACATAATACCGGTGCCGGTGCACTGCAACGGTGTCCACTGGTGCATGGCGATTATACATATGCGCGATCGCACCATTCGCTACTACGACTCGATGGGCAAGCCCAACCAGCCGGTGCTGGACGCATTGGAGGCGTATCTGCGGTCCGAGTCGCTGGACAAGCGCAAGAAGCCATTCGACACCAGTTGCTTCCGTATCGAGAGCATGCCCGATGTCCCCCAGCAGACCAACGGCAGCGATTGCGGCGTCTTCAGCTGCACGTTCGCCGAGTATATAACGCGCGATCGCCCCTTCAATTTTAGCCAAGAAGACATGGATTATTTCCGCAAGAAAATGGTCCTGGAGATCTGCGGCGGCGAACTGTGGTTGTAA
- the LOC108119432 gene encoding post-GPI attachment to proteins factor 2-like isoform X1, translating to MQRSTGTGTLDSGKGAATATTAVASASASGAATASSGSTATIDAGGGECIAGGGGTPAGRGSESGTIIESGSADPLTTSTTISCKQQPKDLNDPKDQPLQPKEQAVAIHYLASFHQICVVTALLPLVTLFTCFVTAYAFQYDDVHETHCRVYNIIPSISAITGVSPQRYFWRFSIALHIGPRIPIAFVYKNYYRSQLRRLAPAQVSQTNLLITLILVLNCIEIASLGGVTYISNRENYPVHERIFITFMVCSLCYMLATIKLNGILNSGQELSEQQRLSIKWKKILFAVSILSTIGLLVFFAKHRFYCHDLAFSWFAFFEYLIAIANMLFHFTIIWDFPSQFMLIVQGPRDNLSQYLSNRPKVD from the exons ATGCAACGGAGCACCGGAACAGGGACGCTAGATAGCGGGAAGGGTGCGGCGACTGCAACGACAGCGgtagcatcagcatcagcatcaggaGCGGCAACGGCGTCCAGCGGGAGCACCGCCACCATTGATGCCGGAGGCGGAGAGTGCATCGCCGGAGGCGGAGGCACCCCAGCAGGCAGAGGGAGCGAGAGCGGGACCATCATCGAGAGTGGATCTGCTGATCCATTAACG ACCAGCACAACGATTAGCTGCAAACAGCAACCAAAGGATCTAAATGATCCCAAGGATCAGCCTCTACAGCCCAAGGAGCAGGCGGTGGCCATCCATTATCTGGCCAGCTTCCATCAGATCTGTGTGGTCACCGCTCTGCTGCCACTGGTGACGCTCTTCACGTGCTTCGTGACCGCCTACGCCTTCCAGTACGACGATGTACACGAGACACATTGCCGC GTCTACAACATAATACCTTCGATAAGTGCAATTACTGGCGTCAGTCCGCAGCGCTACTTCTGGCGCTTCAGCATTGCGCTCCACATCGGGCCGCGCATCCCCATTGCCTTCGTCTACAAGAACTACTATCGCTCCCAGCTGCGTCGTCTGGCTCCAGCCCAGGTCTCGCAGACGAACCTGCTGATCACGCTGATCCTGGTGCTCAACTGCATCGAGATAGCTTCTTTGGGCGGTGTTACCTATATATCGAATCGAGAGAATTAcc CCGTTCATGAGCGCATTTTCATTACGTTCATGGTGTGCTCTCTGTGCTATATGCTGGCCACCATCAAGCTGAACGGTATCCTCAACTCTGGACAGGAACTGAGTGAGCAGCAACGCCTGTCCATCAAGTGGAAGAAGATTCTCTTCGCTGTCTCCATTCTGAGCACCATTGGGCTGTTGGTGTTCTTTGCCAAACACCGTTTCTACTGTCACGATTTGG CCTTCAGTTGGTTCGCATTCTTCGAGTACTTGATCGCCATTGCCAATATGCTGTTCCACTTCACCATTATCTGGGACTTCCCCTCGCAGTTCATGCTGATTGTTCAAGGACCTCGCGATAATCTCTCCCAGTACTTGAGCAACAGGCCGAAGGTGGACTAG
- the LOC108119432 gene encoding post-GPI attachment to proteins factor 2-like isoform X2, with amino-acid sequence MADFFILNSFKTSTTISCKQQPKDLNDPKDQPLQPKEQAVAIHYLASFHQICVVTALLPLVTLFTCFVTAYAFQYDDVHETHCRVYNIIPSISAITGVSPQRYFWRFSIALHIGPRIPIAFVYKNYYRSQLRRLAPAQVSQTNLLITLILVLNCIEIASLGGVTYISNRENYPVHERIFITFMVCSLCYMLATIKLNGILNSGQELSEQQRLSIKWKKILFAVSILSTIGLLVFFAKHRFYCHDLAFSWFAFFEYLIAIANMLFHFTIIWDFPSQFMLIVQGPRDNLSQYLSNRPKVD; translated from the exons ATGGCCGACTTCTtcattttaaattcatttaaa ACCAGCACAACGATTAGCTGCAAACAGCAACCAAAGGATCTAAATGATCCCAAGGATCAGCCTCTACAGCCCAAGGAGCAGGCGGTGGCCATCCATTATCTGGCCAGCTTCCATCAGATCTGTGTGGTCACCGCTCTGCTGCCACTGGTGACGCTCTTCACGTGCTTCGTGACCGCCTACGCCTTCCAGTACGACGATGTACACGAGACACATTGCCGC GTCTACAACATAATACCTTCGATAAGTGCAATTACTGGCGTCAGTCCGCAGCGCTACTTCTGGCGCTTCAGCATTGCGCTCCACATCGGGCCGCGCATCCCCATTGCCTTCGTCTACAAGAACTACTATCGCTCCCAGCTGCGTCGTCTGGCTCCAGCCCAGGTCTCGCAGACGAACCTGCTGATCACGCTGATCCTGGTGCTCAACTGCATCGAGATAGCTTCTTTGGGCGGTGTTACCTATATATCGAATCGAGAGAATTAcc CCGTTCATGAGCGCATTTTCATTACGTTCATGGTGTGCTCTCTGTGCTATATGCTGGCCACCATCAAGCTGAACGGTATCCTCAACTCTGGACAGGAACTGAGTGAGCAGCAACGCCTGTCCATCAAGTGGAAGAAGATTCTCTTCGCTGTCTCCATTCTGAGCACCATTGGGCTGTTGGTGTTCTTTGCCAAACACCGTTTCTACTGTCACGATTTGG CCTTCAGTTGGTTCGCATTCTTCGAGTACTTGATCGCCATTGCCAATATGCTGTTCCACTTCACCATTATCTGGGACTTCCCCTCGCAGTTCATGCTGATTGTTCAAGGACCTCGCGATAATCTCTCCCAGTACTTGAGCAACAGGCCGAAGGTGGACTAG